From Synoicihabitans lomoniglobus, the proteins below share one genomic window:
- a CDS encoding PfkB family carbohydrate kinase, translated as MPERPTILCFGEILWDFLPAGLFAGGAPFNVGYHLHQLNTDVRLISGLGRDTLGGELLRRLKHWNLDTSLIETHQGLPTGTVIAALGERGDASYDITTSVAWDQITVGEDATRAAVEARAIVFGSLAQRTPFNQSALARLFTVLPDHAWRVFDVNLRAPHDDLDLVRKLAAGVDLLKLNASEAARLALGTCDEQPGAEEAMARAIAADRQCPMICITAAERGAGLLINGHWHWEPGREVEVADTVGAGDAFLARLLSHLLAGEKSPAESLASACRHGEWVASQRGATPAY; from the coding sequence ATGCCTGAACGTCCGACCATCCTCTGTTTCGGTGAAATCCTCTGGGACTTTCTCCCCGCCGGTCTGTTTGCCGGGGGCGCTCCCTTCAACGTCGGCTACCATCTCCACCAATTGAATACCGATGTGCGGCTTATCTCCGGCCTCGGTCGGGATACGCTTGGCGGCGAACTCCTGCGACGACTGAAGCATTGGAACCTGGATACCAGTCTGATCGAGACGCACCAAGGCCTGCCCACCGGCACGGTCATCGCCGCCCTCGGTGAGCGGGGCGATGCGAGTTACGACATCACCACCAGCGTCGCCTGGGACCAAATCACCGTCGGCGAAGACGCCACCCGCGCCGCCGTCGAGGCTCGCGCGATCGTGTTCGGCTCCCTCGCCCAGCGCACGCCATTCAATCAATCCGCCCTGGCGCGCCTGTTCACCGTGCTGCCCGATCACGCGTGGCGTGTCTTCGACGTCAACCTCCGCGCTCCTCACGACGATCTCGACTTGGTGCGAAAACTCGCCGCGGGCGTCGACCTGCTTAAACTCAACGCCAGCGAAGCCGCCCGCCTCGCCCTCGGCACCTGTGACGAACAACCCGGTGCCGAAGAAGCCATGGCACGAGCCATTGCCGCCGACCGCCAGTGCCCCATGATCTGCATCACCGCCGCCGAGCGCGGGGCCGGACTTTTGATCAACGGCCACTGGCACTGGGAACCCGGCCGGGAAGTTGAGGTCGCGGATACCGTGGGAGCTGGCGACGCGTTTCTCGCCCGCCTGCTTTCCCACCTCCTCGCGGGAGAGAAATCCCCCGCCGAAAGCCTCGCCAGCGCTTGTCGTCACGGCGAATGGGTGGCCAGCCAACGCGGCGCCACCCCGGCTTACTGA